The following coding sequences are from one Ruminococcus flavefaciens AE3010 window:
- a CDS encoding GNAT family N-acetyltransferase: MRLRPYIPSHDFDAIKDWVTDERTHAMWSAKHAPYPLERTAFDKFLADMYTKHGDCPFVATTDDGNVVGFICCGVNLDSNEAMLAFVLIDPAQRGKGYGREMIQLAAKYCIDILKADAVQLNVFTVNEKARKCYESAGFTERITTPNAFSYGDELWGRCNMVFKP; the protein is encoded by the coding sequence ATGAGACTGAGACCATACATACCGAGCCACGACTTCGACGCTATAAAGGACTGGGTAACAGACGAACGCACTCACGCCATGTGGAGCGCTAAACATGCTCCCTATCCTCTTGAAAGGACCGCTTTTGACAAGTTCCTCGCAGATATGTACACGAAGCACGGGGACTGTCCCTTTGTGGCGACTACAGACGACGGAAATGTGGTCGGCTTTATATGCTGCGGCGTGAACCTTGACAGCAACGAAGCTATGCTGGCTTTTGTACTGATAGACCCTGCACAGCGCGGCAAGGGCTATGGCAGGGAAATGATACAGCTTGCCGCTAAGTACTGCATTGATATACTGAAAGCAGACGCTGTACAGCTCAATGTTTTCACTGTCAACGAAAAAGCGCGGAAGTGCTATGAGAGCGCAGGCTTTACCGAAAGGATAACGACTCCCAATGCATTCTCATACGGGGACGAGCTTTGGGGCAGATGCAATATGGTGTTTAAGCCATAA
- a CDS encoding LytR/AlgR family response regulator transcription factor, whose protein sequence is MISIAICDDDKDVIAQIKKCISEYSVSHSVEFDVHSFSCGEKLLETDMNYDLIFLDIEMSGIDGLKTAQMIRQIDRRSRIVYVTNHSEFALRSYSVHPFDFVVKPFKDERIGNVLDELIRYLSENSEKDVVIQLKGEDGPLLLALKNIYVFEYTGNRRITVYTKSETHRIRGSLSDIFALINSESFVSPHKSFIINMEHIDKLNNFTLYTTNGLEVPIAQKKLKDFQNEFSRFIKHYIRQE, encoded by the coding sequence ATGATCTCAATTGCTATATGCGACGACGATAAGGACGTTATCGCCCAGATCAAGAAGTGCATATCGGAATACAGCGTTTCCCACTCTGTAGAGTTCGACGTTCACAGCTTCAGCTGCGGCGAAAAGCTCCTCGAGACCGATATGAACTACGACCTTATCTTTCTCGATATTGAAATGAGCGGCATCGACGGACTAAAGACCGCTCAGATGATACGGCAGATAGACCGCCGTTCAAGGATAGTATACGTCACCAACCACTCGGAGTTCGCTCTGCGCAGCTATTCGGTACACCCATTCGACTTTGTGGTGAAGCCCTTTAAGGACGAAAGGATAGGGAATGTGCTGGACGAGCTCATTCGCTATCTCTCGGAAAATTCCGAAAAGGACGTGGTGATACAGCTAAAGGGCGAGGACGGCCCTCTGCTGCTGGCGCTGAAAAACATATACGTGTTTGAATATACGGGCAACCGCAGGATAACGGTATACACAAAGTCAGAGACTCACCGCATAAGAGGAAGCCTTTCGGATATATTCGCTCTGATCAATTCAGAGAGCTTCGTTTCTCCCCATAAAAGCTTCATAATAAACATGGAACACATAGATAAGCTCAACAACTTCACGCTATACACCACAAACGGTCTGGAAGTGCCGATCGCCCAGAAAAAGCTAAAGGATTTCCAGAACGAATTCAGCCGCTTCATCAAGCACTATATAAGACAGGAGTAA
- a CDS encoding cyclic lactone autoinducer peptide: MKLNRNTVKSKIMKTIVSKSVKAAEQNANSACIWVFNQPEPPKELRKLRKF; this comes from the coding sequence ATGAAACTAAACCGGAATACTGTCAAATCCAAAATAATGAAGACAATCGTTTCAAAATCTGTAAAGGCTGCAGAGCAGAATGCAAATTCCGCCTGCATATGGGTGTTTAATCAACCAGAGCCCCCCAAGGAACTCAGAAAACTCAGAAAATTTTAA
- a CDS encoding sensor histidine kinase: MFFAANFISAVALFVFAFITFEKIYEPRKHPMFLRIIFVVLGSLGHAFINSLTIPVLNVSCSYVSLLILTILFYKPKYLNFLIYNAIFFVIMIIIEMLSMITLSFILNVSTTAIQETLNLYIAGSLLSWIIMIAVAKCFILYISEGGFSSIRTQEILMFFVLIIGEIVVFHYMCKSIMKTKAGYGIVITLLIFLALDLYLTYLLRTLSKAYKTERELELVSQQSVLQLKAYNELNEKYNASRRVIHDVKKHIASLDGLINANKAEEAEHYKNLLNAELDKLMPRFECDDPILTVVINNKLDTAELMNVDFRVDAEFTDIGFISSLDVTAIFSNLLDNAFEACSELPEEKRRVWLSITRRNYFVFIYLENSFDKVSTTAKNEFRSTKKNHHGIGLSNIRSACEKYNGSFNAHVEHDLFITELLIPIPDDIEKKQSEKAEIKASV, translated from the coding sequence ATGTTTTTTGCAGCTAATTTTATTTCAGCGGTTGCGTTGTTCGTATTCGCATTCATTACCTTTGAAAAGATATATGAGCCAAGAAAACACCCAATGTTTTTACGGATAATATTTGTGGTTCTGGGCTCACTGGGACACGCTTTCATAAATTCTCTGACGATCCCCGTACTGAACGTTTCATGTTCGTATGTTTCACTGCTAATACTGACCATACTGTTCTACAAGCCGAAATACCTTAATTTCCTTATATATAATGCAATATTCTTTGTCATAATGATAATAATCGAGATGCTCTCGATGATAACCCTGTCATTTATACTGAATGTGTCAACGACGGCTATACAGGAAACACTCAATCTGTATATCGCAGGCTCGCTGCTGAGCTGGATAATCATGATAGCCGTTGCAAAATGCTTTATACTGTATATTTCCGAGGGCGGATTCAGCTCCATAAGAACACAGGAGATACTGATGTTCTTCGTGCTCATCATAGGCGAGATAGTTGTATTCCACTATATGTGCAAGTCAATAATGAAGACCAAGGCAGGCTACGGCATTGTCATCACACTTTTAATATTCCTTGCACTTGACCTGTATCTCACCTATCTCCTGCGAACTCTCTCAAAAGCCTATAAAACCGAAAGAGAGCTGGAGCTTGTATCTCAGCAGTCCGTACTTCAGCTGAAAGCCTATAACGAGCTCAATGAGAAATACAACGCTTCAAGGCGCGTAATACACGATGTCAAGAAGCACATCGCCTCCCTTGACGGACTTATAAACGCCAACAAGGCAGAGGAAGCCGAGCACTACAAGAACCTGCTCAACGCCGAGCTGGACAAGCTCATGCCCCGCTTTGAGTGCGATGACCCTATCCTTACGGTAGTTATCAACAATAAGCTGGATACTGCCGAATTAATGAACGTTGACTTCCGCGTGGACGCAGAGTTCACAGATATAGGCTTTATCTCAAGCCTTGACGTCACGGCTATATTCTCAAATCTTCTGGACAACGCCTTTGAAGCGTGCAGCGAGCTCCCCGAGGAGAAGCGCCGCGTGTGGCTGTCCATAACACGCCGAAACTACTTCGTTTTCATCTATCTGGAAAACAGCTTCGACAAGGTGTCCACCACAGCTAAAAACGAATTCAGGAGCACAAAGAAGAACCACCACGGAATAGGTCTTTCCAATATACGCAGCGCCTGCGAGAAATACAACGGAAGCTTCAACGCCCACGTTGAACACGACCTTTTCATTACAGAGCTGCTCATTCCCATACCCGACGACATTGAGAAAAAGCAGTCCGAAAAAGCTGAAATAAAGGCATCAGTCTGA
- a CDS encoding cation-translocating P-type ATPase, giving the protein MKHYLETTESVLKEVESSASGLTAEEAAKRLEKVGKNKLDEAPKPTLLARFIEQFKNPMILVLLAAAMISAITGIISEGKLDADVFIILFVVIANAVLGVYQENKAESAIEALQAMSAAQSKVYRSGELVVIPSSDLVPGDVVALEAGDNVPADCRILEAAALKAEESALTGESVPSEKDSDILTGEEVPLGDRKNMLYMGSSIAYGRAEAVVVATGMQTEMGKIAGAIANADDDETPLQKSLDQLSKILSIAVLVICIIILGLNIVQMLVKNGTITLPGFLESFMIAVSLAVAAIPEGLAAVVTVVLSIGVTNMSKRGAIIRRLTAVEALGCAEVICSDKTGTLTQNKMTVVHENTDDKNLLAKAMALCCDAQLNSDDTVAGEPTEAALVAYAHKCGFKKYELEAATPRVAEAPFDSLRKMMSTVHKTDKGYIQYTKGAPDEVLKNCTHMFKEGGVRIMTESDRLEILRRNKEMADQALRVLLAAYREYDELPTDTSPAGLEHDLIYIGMTGMIDPVRPEVKDAIGLCRTAGIRPVMITGDHRDTAVAIAKELGILGKGQQALTGAELSKIPDDEFNAHVQDYSVYARVQPEHKVRIVNAWRKKGMTTAMTGDGVNDAPSIKSADIGVGMGITGTDVTKNVADMVLTDDNFATIVGAVEEGRRIYDNIRKAIQFLLSSNLSEVLCILIATLGLGKLTGGSFVIFNPVHLLWINLISDCFPAIALGMEPAEEGIMSRKPRSSKSHIFSDGLGINLLWQGAVITILTLVSYVIGYNTQGHGAGMTMAFITLCVCEMLHAWNMRSLKGSIFTMKKRNLVLIGAIALSALLTIPVLFIPALRNMFSLSALSGMNYLWAFLAGACIVPIVEIVKCFQRAADKK; this is encoded by the coding sequence ATGAAACACTATCTCGAAACCACAGAATCCGTCCTTAAAGAAGTCGAAAGCTCGGCTTCGGGACTAACTGCCGAAGAAGCTGCAAAGCGCCTTGAAAAGGTTGGCAAAAACAAGCTTGATGAAGCTCCGAAGCCTACTTTGCTTGCAAGGTTCATCGAACAGTTCAAGAACCCCATGATACTTGTGCTGCTTGCAGCAGCGATGATCTCCGCCATTACGGGTATCATCTCGGAGGGCAAGCTTGACGCGGACGTATTCATAATACTCTTCGTAGTCATAGCAAACGCAGTTCTCGGCGTATATCAGGAAAACAAGGCGGAATCCGCTATCGAAGCATTACAGGCTATGAGTGCCGCACAGAGCAAGGTATACCGCTCGGGAGAGCTTGTGGTGATACCAAGCTCAGACCTCGTCCCCGGTGACGTGGTAGCTCTCGAAGCAGGCGACAATGTACCTGCGGACTGCCGTATACTTGAAGCAGCTGCACTCAAAGCAGAGGAATCAGCCCTCACAGGTGAGAGCGTGCCCTCGGAAAAGGACAGTGATATCCTCACAGGCGAGGAAGTACCTCTTGGCGACAGAAAGAATATGCTCTACATGGGCAGCAGTATCGCCTACGGACGTGCGGAAGCAGTAGTAGTTGCTACGGGTATGCAGACCGAAATGGGCAAGATAGCAGGCGCTATCGCCAATGCCGACGACGATGAGACTCCTCTCCAGAAAAGCCTTGACCAGCTCAGCAAGATACTCTCTATCGCTGTACTTGTTATATGTATAATAATCCTCGGACTCAATATAGTCCAGATGCTTGTAAAGAACGGAACTATCACGCTTCCCGGCTTCCTTGAATCCTTTATGATAGCAGTCAGCCTTGCCGTTGCCGCTATCCCCGAGGGACTTGCAGCCGTTGTAACCGTAGTTCTCTCTATCGGCGTTACAAATATGTCCAAGCGCGGAGCTATCATACGCAGACTTACTGCAGTTGAGGCTCTTGGCTGCGCTGAGGTCATCTGCTCCGACAAGACAGGTACTCTCACACAGAACAAGATGACAGTCGTTCACGAAAATACCGACGACAAGAACCTCCTTGCAAAGGCTATGGCACTGTGCTGCGACGCTCAGCTCAATTCCGACGACACCGTTGCAGGCGAGCCTACAGAGGCTGCCCTCGTAGCTTACGCTCACAAGTGCGGCTTCAAGAAGTATGAGCTGGAGGCTGCAACACCAAGAGTTGCTGAGGCTCCATTTGATTCACTGAGAAAGATGATGTCCACGGTACACAAGACCGACAAGGGCTATATACAGTACACTAAGGGCGCTCCCGACGAGGTGCTGAAGAACTGCACCCATATGTTCAAGGAGGGCGGCGTCCGCATCATGACCGAGTCCGACAGACTTGAGATACTCCGCCGCAACAAGGAAATGGCTGATCAGGCGCTGAGAGTTCTCCTTGCGGCTTACCGCGAGTACGACGAGCTCCCTACAGACACATCACCCGCAGGACTTGAACACGACCTTATCTACATAGGCATGACAGGCATGATAGACCCTGTACGTCCCGAGGTAAAGGACGCTATCGGGCTCTGCCGCACAGCAGGCATACGTCCTGTTATGATAACAGGCGACCACAGAGATACAGCCGTTGCTATCGCAAAGGAGCTGGGTATCCTCGGAAAGGGTCAGCAGGCTCTCACAGGCGCAGAGCTCTCAAAGATCCCCGATGACGAGTTCAACGCACACGTTCAGGACTACAGCGTATACGCAAGAGTTCAGCCCGAGCACAAGGTGCGTATAGTAAACGCATGGCGCAAGAAGGGCATGACCACTGCTATGACAGGCGACGGCGTAAACGACGCTCCGTCTATCAAGAGCGCTGACATCGGCGTTGGTATGGGTATCACAGGTACAGACGTTACAAAGAACGTTGCTGATATGGTGCTCACCGACGACAACTTCGCAACTATCGTAGGCGCTGTCGAGGAAGGCAGACGTATCTATGACAATATACGCAAGGCTATACAGTTCCTGCTTTCAAGCAACCTCAGCGAGGTGCTCTGCATACTCATTGCAACACTTGGTCTGGGCAAGCTCACAGGGGGCTCATTCGTAATATTCAATCCTGTACATCTGCTTTGGATAAACCTTATCTCAGACTGCTTCCCTGCAATAGCGCTGGGTATGGAGCCTGCCGAGGAGGGCATAATGTCCCGTAAGCCAAGAAGCAGCAAGTCACACATCTTCTCCGACGGATTAGGCATAAATCTGCTGTGGCAGGGTGCAGTTATCACAATACTCACACTGGTTTCCTACGTTATAGGCTATAATACACAGGGTCACGGCGCAGGCATGACAATGGCATTCATCACACTCTGCGTGTGCGAAATGCTCCACGCATGGAATATGAGAAGCCTTAAAGGCTCTATCTTCACCATGAAGAAGCGCAACCTCGTACTCATTGGTGCGATAGCACTTTCAGCTTTACTGACAATCCCCGTGCTCTTTATCCCTGCACTCAGAAATATGTTCTCACTTTCAGCTCTTTCGGGTATGAATTACCTCTGGGCATTCCTTGCAGGCGCTTGCATAGTTCCTATCGTTGAGATAGTAAAGTGCTTCCAGAGAGCAGCTGATAAGAAGTGA